From one Cucurbita pepo subsp. pepo cultivar mu-cu-16 chromosome LG17, ASM280686v2, whole genome shotgun sequence genomic stretch:
- the LOC111778734 gene encoding MDIS1-interacting receptor like kinase 2-like produces MLSGPIPRTFVDLLHINHYSTENFIVQNYGITLDIDFSHNFLDGEFTHLSLDHIRPTSINFSYNSLIGKIPDFLVLFKNINLSYNKLEGKVSDQILHRFDVSAVLGNQNLCGSILPLHPCDSQNHGIFKTLIILLPSIFLFLLCFSCFTLVRSRTKNKVTHETKSNKHGNVFCIWDYDGKIAYDDIIEATEDFDIKYCIGTGGYGSVYRARLPNGKVVALKKLHTREAQETTLFKSFQNEVDMLKEIRHKNVIRLHGYCLHKRCMFLIYEYMERGSLFWVLSNDKEAEELDWKKRLNVIRGVSHALSYIHHDCITPIIHRDVTTSNILLDSNLNAFLSDFGISRLLDLESSYHTTIGGTCGYIAPELAYTMVITEKCDVYSFGVVALEIIFLVSSVFFAMSREYSTLAKYSTLALPFVHPLFLVREWLIRMLTGLSVLILMNILKFSEDPIVEIEDTKDFLITVTTLD; encoded by the exons ATGCTTAGTGGCCCAATTCCTCGGACTTTTGTGGATCTACTCCATATTAATCATTATAGCACCGAGAATTTCATCGTACAAAATTATGGAATTACATTGGATATTGACTTTAGTCATAACTTCCTTGATGGTGAATTTACCCATTTGTCACTTGATCATATTAGACCTACAAGCATCAACTTTAGCTACAATAGTCTCATAGGCAAAATTCCAGATTTCttagttttatttaagaaTATCAATTTATCGTACAACAAGCTTGAAGGCAAGGTTTCTGACCAAATTCTGCATCGTTTTGATGTAAGTGCTGTTTTGGGTAATCAAAACCTTTGTGGTAGTATTCTCCCGCTTCACCCTTGTGATTCACAAAATCATGGAATATTCAAAACGCTAATCATTCTGCTTCCCTCAATTTTCTTGTtccttctctgtttttcttgctTCACTCTTGTTCGTtctcgaacaaagaacaaggTCACCCATGAGACAAAGTCAAATAAGCATGGAAATGTGTTCTGCATATGGGATTATGATGGCAAGATTGCGTATGACGATATTATAGAGGCAACAGAAGACTTCGATATTAAATATTGCATTGGCACTGGTGGGTATGGAAGTGTTTATAGAGCAAGGCTTCCAAACGGTAAGGTCGTAGCTCTAAAGAAACTTCATACCCGTGAAGCCCAAGAGACAACTCTTTTCAAAAGTTTCCAAAATGAAGTTGATATGCTCAAAGAGATAAGGCACAAGAACGTCATTAGACTCCATGGATATTGCCTCCATAAACGTTGCATGTTTCTCATTTATGAATACATGGAGAGGGGAAGCCTATTTTGGGTGTTGAGTAACGACAAAGAAGCAGAGGAATTGGATTGGAAGAAAAGACTGAACGTCATTCGAGGAGTTTCACATGCTTTGTCATACATACATCATGATTGCATTACTCCAATCATTCATCGGGACGTCACAACCAGTAATATACTTTTGGACTCAAATTTAAATGCTTTTTTATCTGATTTTGGTATCTCGAGATTACTTGATCTTGAGTCATCTTATCATACCACTATTGGCGGCACTTGTGGATATATAGCTCCAG AATTAGCATACACCATGGTTATAACAGAAAAATGTGACGTCTACAGTTTTGGAGTGGTGGCATTGGAA atcattttcttggtttcaAGCGTATTCTTCGCTATGTCAAGGGAATACTCTACTTTGGCGAAATACTCTACTTTGGCATTACCTTTCGTTCATCCATTGTTCCTAGTGCGCGAGTGGCTTATTCGGATGCTAACTGGGCTATCTGTCTTGATACTCATGAACATACTCAAATTTAGTGAAGATCCAATAGTTGAAATTGAAGATACAAAGGATTTTCTCATCACGGTCACTACTTTAGATTAG